A genome region from Penicillium psychrofluorescens genome assembly, chromosome: 3 includes the following:
- a CDS encoding uncharacterized protein (ID:PFLUO_005537-T1.cds;~source:funannotate), whose translation MTEGTRIQNPSESNMDMFPSESRGESSSIQNHVQTSRALDPRNSLDDYNRLMLEYTHRQMSSFVDQDDGNSSGGSSRSSQSSVHSGTSNSGRLVSVTNSPPPTSASAARHATEKANRKLSQNPS comes from the coding sequence ATGACTGAAGGAACCCGAATCCAGAACCCATCCGAAAGCAACATGGATATGTTCCCCTCAGAGAGTAGAGGCGAGTCCTCCTCGATTCAGAACCACGTTCAGACTTCGCGGGCGCTGGACCCTCGCAACTCGCTGGACGACTACAACCGCTTGATGCTGGAATACACCCATCGTCAGATGTCCTCCTTTGTCGATCAGGACGATGGCaacagcagcggcggcagcagccgaAGCAGTCAAAGTAGCGTCCACAGCGGCACCTCCAACAGCGGCCGCCTGGTGAGCGTGACCAATAGTCCTCCACCAACTTCCGCCAGTGCTGCTCGTCATGCGACCGAGAAAGCCAACCGCAAGCTTTCTCAAAATCCGAGTTGA
- a CDS encoding uncharacterized protein (ID:PFLUO_005538-T1.cds;~source:funannotate): protein MIQATRLSLISCLLALLALAIAVPVSHGDRSAIHASSLSKAGTSSLWQKPSSTALMASSTSTKPTATVAAYACPTKQFKQCCQSVNSASKSIIEPLGKLVPIIGGLQISSAITLQCKHMKDDAYPDSCNNGSTAMCCNSQAQDFNSCKPFEEAKEKAEMAALGEPQPESESDVINDALS, encoded by the exons ATGATTCAAGCAACCCGCCTCTCTCTCATCTCCtgcctcctcgccctgctgGCCCTTGCGATCGCGGTCCCAGTCTCACACGGAGACCGCTCAGCAATTCATGCATCGAGTCTTTCAAAGGCTGGCACTTCATCACTCTGGCAAAAGCCCTCAAGCAcagccttgatggcctcTTCCACTTCTACCAAACCAACAGCCACCGTAGCGGCCTACGCGTGCCCGACCAAGCAGTTCAAGCAGTGCTGCCAATCTGTCAACAGCGCGTCCAAGAGCATCATTGAACCGCTGGGCAAGCTGGTTCCTATTATCGGCGGTCTTCAGATTAGCTCGGCGATTACGCTTCAAT GCAAGCATATGAAAGACGACGCTTACCCCGACTCATGCAACAACGGCTCGACTGCCATGTGTTGCAATAGTCAGGCCCAG GATTTTAATTCGTGCAAGCCCTTCGaggaggcgaaggagaaggccgagatggCGGCTTTGGGGGAGCCGCAGCCTGAGAGTGAGAGCGATGTGATCAATGATGCTTTGTCGTGA
- a CDS encoding uncharacterized protein (ID:PFLUO_005536-T1.cds;~source:funannotate) — MRFAPLIAGLATLVSSVSATALTYKLEAHEKACFYANVDSSNAKVAFYFAVQSGGSFDVDYSVLAPGDKVVMEGTKERQGDFVFTAQSIGEYKFCFNNEMSTFAEKFVDFEVAVENEQRTQLPSRQGASPEQTSALEESIYKLSAQLSTISRNQKYFRTRENRNFSTVRSTERRIFNFSVIEGLIMVSMAALQVFVVRFFFQGARKGYV, encoded by the exons ATGCGGTTTGCACCCCTTATCGCCGGCCTGGCGACCCTAGTCTCGTCCGTCAGTGCAACCGCCCTAACGTACAAGCTCGAGGCGCACGAGAAGGCATGCTTCTACGCCAATGTCGATTCGTCCAACGCCAAGGTGGCATTCTACTTCGCC GTCCAATCCGGCGGTTCCTTCGATGTGGATTACTCGGTTCTCGCACCAGGAGACAAGGTCGTCATGGAGGGTACGAAGGAGAGGCAGGGTGACTTTGTCTTTACGGCACAGAGCATTGGAGAGTACAAATTCTGCTTTAACAATGAGATGTCGACCTTCGCGGAGAAGTTTGTTGACTTCGAGGTCGCC GTCGAGAATGAACAACGCACGCAGCTCCCTTCCCGCCAGGGCGCTTCCCCCGAACAGACCTCCGCCTTGGAGGAGTCCATCTACAAGCTCTCGGCCCAGCTGTCAACGATCTCCCGCAACCAGAAGTACTTCCGCACGCGCGAGAACCGCAACTTCAGCACCGTGCGGAGCACAGAGCGCCGCATTTTTAATTTCAGTGTGATCGAGGGTCTGATAATGGTGTCCATGGCTGCGTTGCAGGTCTTTGTTGTGCGCTTCTTTTTCCAGGGCGCTCGGAAAG GTTACGTGTGA